In Lodderomyces elongisporus chromosome 1, complete sequence, a genomic segment contains:
- the GUA1 gene encoding GMP synthase (glutamine-hydrolyzing) (MEROPS:MER0045886): protein MSDNLEDVPIEVSKVFDTILVLDFGSQYSHLITRRLREFQVYAEMLPCTQKISELSWKPKGIILSGGPYSVYAEDAPHVDHDIFKLDVPILGICYGMQELAWINGKGVARGDKREYGPATLDVKDKNCALFKGVDHSQVWMSHGDKLHALPTGFEIVATSENSPYCAIANEKDQIYGIQFHPEVTHTIQGKQLLKNFAVDICKANTNWSMENFIDTEIARIRKLVGPTAEVIGAVSGGVDSTVGAKIMKEAIGDRFHAIYVDNGVMRLNETESVKKTLDEGLGINLTVVDAGDLFLSRLKGVTDPEKKRKIIGNTFIHVFEDEAAKIKPHDGSEVEYLLQGTLYPDVIESISFKGPSQTIKTHHNVGGLLENMKLKLIEPLRELFKDEVRHLGELLGVPQDLVWRHPFPGPGLAIRVLGEVTKEQVKIAREADAIFIEEIKKAGLYRQISQAFAALLPVKSVGVMGDQRTYEQVIALRAIETVDFMTADWFVFEAAFLKKVASRIVNEVDGVARVTYDITSKPPATVEWE from the coding sequence ATGTCAGACAATCTTGAAGACGTTCCTATTGAAGTCTCAAAAGTTTTCGACACCATCTTGGTGTTGGACTTTGGTTCTCAATATTCCCACTTGATCACTCGTCGTTTGAGAGAATTTCAAGTTTATGCTGAAATGTTGCCATGTACCCAGAAAATCTCTGAATTGTCATGGAAACCAAAAGGTATAATTCTTTCAGGTGGTCCTTACTCTGTTTACGCAGAGGACGCTCCCCACGTTGACCACGATATCTTTAAGCTCGATGTTCCTATTTTGGGTATTTGTTACGGTATGCAAGAACTCGCTTGGATCAACGGAAAAGGTGTTGCAAGAGGTGACAAGAGAGAGTATGGACCTGCCACTTTGGATGTGAAAGACAAGAATTGTGCTTTGTTCAAAGGTGTCGACCATTCACAAGTTTGGATGTCCCACGGTGACAAGTTGCATGCATTACCAACCGGGTTTGAAATTGTGGCTACTTCAGAAAACTCTCCATACTGTGCTATCGCAAACGAAAAGGACCAAATTTACGGTATCCAATTCCACCCTGAGGTCACCCACACCATTCAAGGTAAAcagttgttgaaaaactttGCAGTTGATATCTGTAAAGCCAACACCAACTGGAGTATGGAAAACTTTATTGACACTGAGATTGCCAGAATCAGAAAGTTGGTTGGACCAACTGCTGAGGTTATTGGTGCCgtttctggtggtgttgacTCAACTGTTGGAGCCAAGATTATGAAAGAGGCTATTGGTGACAGATTCCATGCCATCTATGTTGATAACGGTGTTATGAGATTGAATGAGACTGAAAGTGTTAAGAAGACATTGGACGAAGGTTTGGGAATCAATTTAACTGTGGTCGATGCTGGTGACTTGTTCCTTAGCAGATTGAAAGGTGTTACTGACcctgaaaagaagagaaaaatcaTTGGAAATACATTTATTCATGTTTTTGAAGACGAGGCAGCCAAGATTAAACCACATGATGGCTCTGAAGTTGAATATCTCTTGCAAGGTACCTTGTACCCTGATGTTATTGAATCTATATCATTCAAAGGTCCATcacaaacaatcaaaaccCATCACAACGTTGGTGGTTTGTTGGAAaacatgaaattgaaattgattgaACCATTGAGAGAATTGTTTAAAGATGAAGTTCGTCATTTGGGTGAATTATTGGGTGTTCCTCAAGATCTCGTTTGGAGACACCCATTCCCTGGTCCAGGTTTGGCTATTAGAGTTCTCGGTGAAGTGACCAAGGAACAAGTCAAGATTGCTCGTGAAGCTGACGCAATTTTCATTGAAGAAATCAAGAAAGCTGGTTTGTATAGACAAATTTCTCAAGCATTTGCAGCTTTGTTGCCAGTGAAATCTGTTGGTGTTATGGGTGACCAAAGAACCTACGAACAAGTTATTGCTTTGAGAGCTATTGAAACTGTTGATTTTATGACTGCAGATTGGTTCGTATTTGAAGCAGCATTCTTGAAGAAAGTTGCATCAAGAATTGTCAATGAagttgatggtgttgcACGTGTGACTTATGATATTACTTCTAAACCTCCTGCTACTGTTGAATGGGAGTAA
- the YTM1 gene encoding ribosome biogenesis protein ytm1 produces the protein MSDDKNQIKIKFTTNESDESLKVEETPLYVPVTLKRYGLSEIVNHLLETQKALESESGEDDEERKPVPFNFLINGELLRTSISDYLTRNGLSSEAFLTIEYTRAILPPSFQASFQNDDWISSLDSINRNSSAVTSSQLTITNPKILSGSYDGIVKTYNMSGKVEKQYMGHSAAVKSVKWISPTRIVSCGNDQQVRLWKTAHEGVVDQNEEDEEENEANEGDDGDNDMEKIEDGKTLAILEGHKAPVVDLAVNQQTKRILSAGYDLNVGFWSTNYKDMAKISIPEYDSNVISTSSKKRRKLALQDATIRRRSPLSLLSGHTEPVEGVIFDELDATVGYSVSQDHTIKTWDLVTSRCVDTRTTGFSLLSILQLPQVNLIATGSSARHINLHDPRVSASNTNSEVVNTKLVGHTNFVVGLSASPHNSNMFASSSHDGTVKVWDIRADKSLYTITREDGSTKSKIFDVCWDSEIGLISGGEDKRVQINKGSDISK, from the coding sequence ATGTCCGACGATAAGAACCagatcaaaatcaaattcacGACCAACGAGTCCGATGAAAGTCTAAAGGTTGAAGAGACTCCGCTTTATGTTCCAGTTACATTGAAGCGATATGGTTTATCTGAGATCGTGAATCACTTGCTTGAAACTCAAAAGGCATTAGAATCTGAATCAGGTGAAGACGACGAGGAGCGAAAACCAGTACCCTTTAACTTTCTTATAAATGGCGAGCTTTTACGAACTTCCATATCCGACTATTTAACACGTAACGGGTTATCCAGTGAAGCCTTTCTCACAATTGAATATACTCGAGCAATCCTTCCTCCAAGCTTTCAGGCCTCGTTTCAAAATGATGACTGGATCTCTTCGCTTGATTCAATCAACAGAAACCTGTCTGCGGTAACATCATCACAACTAACAATCACTAATCCGAAAATATTGAGTGGTTCGTATGATGGTATAGTGAAAACATACAATATGTCGGGAAAAGTGGAAAAACAATATATGGGACATTCGGCAGCGGTCAAATCTGTTAAATGGATTTCACCAACTAGAATAGTTTCCTGTGGGAATGATCAACAGGTTAGGTTATGGAAGACAGCACACGAAGGTGTAGTTGATCAAAAcgaagaagatgaggaGGAAAATGAAGCTAATGAAGGTGATGACGGCGATAACGACATGGAAAAGATTGAAGATGGTAAGACATTGGCCATTTTGGAAGGCCACAAGGCTCCAGTGGTGGATCTTGCTGTGaaccaacaaacaaagcGTATATTGAGTGCAGGTTACGACTTAAATGTCGGTTTTTGGTCGACAAACTATAAAGATATGGCAAAGATTTCCATTCCCGAATATGACTCAAACGTGATTTCCACATCATccaaaaagagaaggaaattGGCTTTGCAGGATGCAACCATTAGACGTCGTTCTCCATTAAGTTTGTTACTGGGCCATACCGAGCCTGTAGAGGGTGTGATCTTTGACGAATTAGACGCTACAGTTGGTTATTCTGTATCGCAGGATCATACTATCAAGACATGGGATTTGGTCACCCTGAGATGCGTTGATACCAGAACCACTGGGTTTTCGTTGTTGTCTATATTACAGTTACCTCAAGTGAACTTAATAGCAACGGGTTCCTCAGCTCGTCACATTAACTTGCATGACCCAAGAGTTTCTGCATCAAACACAAATTCAGAGGTTGTCAATACAAAGTTGGTTGGCCACACAAACTTTGTAGTGGGTCTTAGCGCTTCTCCCCACAACTCCAACATGTTTGCATCCAGCTCACACGATGGTACTGTTAAAGTGTGGGATATCAGAGCTGACAAATCATTATACACAATTACACGAGAAGATGGCAGCACAAAGAGTAAAATATTTGATGTTTGTTGGGATAGCGAAATTGGACTCATTAGTGGTGGTGAGGACAAGAGAGTCCAGATCAATAAAGGATCAGATATATCCAAATAA
- the YMR1 gene encoding phosphatidylinositol-3-phosphatase ymr1 (BUSCO:EOG09261ABB) has product MEKVFTVNNVVLNRRGSHILGTLILSSYHLVFTFQSPTTDTNTSTNTSTSTNTATNSNTSATPSSIVAQKPPPQKEIWICYPIIERISKARGSTWLNNNPSNDSNDRHSSSNSLRKSIGSTAPKFEGFDNYSASHIRLQCKDFTYFSFDFKNDLICCEVFNKMSSLITRSKVENSNNNNNNNNNNNNNSLKSFYAYSYVPNSIEQNLPVKGWDLYDPFEEYDRLGLLPKDGKFWQVTNINEDYKFCPSYPRYMIVPGSISDNVLKHAGKFRSKQRIPAVVYKHKGNVNGNVIARCAQPLVGLNLQNRSIQDEKLIGEIFHSQELERNSRIAATAEDSENNDRDSDSDVEYQSQQPQRNLLVDLRPITNAMAQHALGAGTENVDNYRNKKLHSDAYSKDNGHGNGNSLNTTRHVRQVDKIFCNIDNIHVVRDSLNKLTTILNDLDKYSPPQASLLPAQNQSSKALTKTQWLHRLSIILQSVDRIIKSIHLNNTNVIIHCSDGWDRTSQVSALAQLCLDPYYRTTRGFMILIEKEWGSFGFKFKTRADHGGCIGAVTKKEKYTYPGPNSANTSTSTTTPTSTTNTNHTELEQSESVTGGQSLLETQLLPENSTMLDSKPLADFSSNAAASVSSFFQKAAKAARDLKNTAQNGLSNFPVDEFGDSFIKDSASNKTSSSISFSSSTYSGSSERSPVFHQFLDCIYQIYRQKPSCFEFNSRFLKRLLYHYYSCQYGSFLCDSEREMRQVYKVDESTVSVWDYFNSRPQEFKNPLYAGNQSTQAQIQAKIGEFAVDGEDSDVVNNNSENNGVVFFNSADVKWWFELYGRTDEEMNGLSNSLERKFARMATK; this is encoded by the exons ATGGAGAAAGTGTTTACAGTCAACAATGTTGTGTTGAATCGACGGGGGCTGCATATTTTGGGAACACTCATTTTATCGTCGTATCACTTGGTATTCACTTTTCAATCGCCCACTACCGATACAAATACTAGTACAAATACTAGTACTAGTACTAATACAGCAACTAATTCTAATACTTCTGCCACACCATCATCAATAGTGGCTCAAAAGCCTCCACCACAAAAAGAGATCTGGATATGCTATCCAATAATTGAACGAATATCGAAAGCTCGCGGATCTACTTGGTTGAATAACAACCCATCTAATGATAGTAACGACCGTCATTCGTCGTCAAACTCGTTGCGGAAAAGTATAGGCTCTACAGCCCCGAAATTTGAAGGGTTTGACAATTATAGTGCTTCGCATATTAGATTGCAATGTAAGGACTTTAcatacttttcttttgatttcaaaaatGACTTGATATGCTGTGAGGTGTTTAATAAGATGAGCTCATTGATCACGAGGAGCAAGGTTgaaaacagcaacaacaataacaacaacaacaacaacaacaacaacaatagccTCAAACTGTTCTATGCGTACTCGTACGTGCCTAATAGTATTGAACAAAACCTACCAGTGAAAGGTTGGGACTTGTATGACCCTTTTGAAGAATACGACAGGCTAGGACTTCTACCCAAAGATGGAAAGTTCTGGCAGGTGACAAACATTAATGAAGATTACAAATTTTGTCCTTCGTATCCGCGGTATATGATTGTTCCCGGGTCAATATCCGATAATGTCTTGAAACATGCTGGGAAGTTTAGATCAAAGCAAAGAATTCCTGCCGTGGTGTACAAACACAAGGGTAATGTTAACGGGAATGTTATTGCTCGATGTGCGCAACCTTTGGTTGGTCTCAATTTGCAGAACCGATCTATACAAGACGAGAAGTTAATTGGAGAGATTTTCCACTCGCAAGAGTTGGAGAGAAACTCAAGAATCGCAGCAACAGCTGAGGATAGTGAGAATAATGATAGGGACAGCGATAGTGATGTCGAGTACCAGTCGCAACAGCCACAACGTAATTTGCTTGTTGACCTTCGACCAATCACCAACGCGATGGCTCAACATGCCTTGGGAGCTGGTACCGAAAATGTCGACAAttacagaaacaaaaaattgcaTAGCGATGCGTATAGCAAAGACAATGGACATGGAAATGGTAACTCATTAAATACCACGCGACATGTTAGGCAAGTGGATAAAATATTTTGTAACATTGATAATATCCATGTTGTACGAGACTCTTTGAATAAGTTGACTACGATACTTAATGATCTTGATAAATATCTGCCGCCTCAAGCGTCGCTATTGCCGGCACAAAATCAATCGTCAAAG GCATTAACAAAGACCCAGTGGTTGCATAGACTTTCCATTATCCTTCAATCGGTTGATCGAATAATCAAATCCATTCATTTAAACAACACAAATGTGATTATTCATTGTTCTGATGGTTGGGATAGGACTTCACAAGTATCTGCACTAGCGCAACTATGCCTTGACCCGTATTATAGAACAACAAGGGGGTTTATGATTCTTATTGAGAAGGAATGGGGTAGTTTTGGTTTCAAGTTTAAAACAAGGGCTGATCATGGTGGCTGCATAGGCGCTGttacaaaaaaggaaaagtacACGTACCCTGGTCCCAACTCCGCCAATACTAGTACTAGTACTACTACTCCTACTAGTACTACTAATACAAACCATACCGAATTGGAACAATCTGAATCGGTGACTGGGGGTCAATCATTGTTGGAAACACAGTTGCTACCTGAAAATTCCACAATGTTGGACAGTAAACCACTCGCCGACTTTTCTAGTAATGCAGCTGCTAGCGTGTCATCGTTTTTCCAAAAAGCAGCCAAAGCAGCTCGCGATTTGAAGAACACGGCACAAAATGGATTGTCAAATTTTCCAGTAGACGAGTTTGGTGATTCCTTTATTAAGGATCTGGCTTCAAACAAGACGCTGTCGAGtatatctttttcatcaagcACATATAGTGGCAGTAGCGAAAGGTCACCAGTTTTCCATCAATTCCTTGATTGCATCTATCAGATATACCGCCAAAAGCCCAGTTGTTTTGAATTTAATTCACGTTTTTTGAAGAGGTTGCTTTACCATTATTATTCGTGCCAATATGGGTCGTTTTTGTGCGACTCGGAGAGGGAAATGAGGCAAGTTTATAAAGTTGATGAGTCTACAGTTTCAGTTTGGGACTACTTCAACTCAAGACCGCAAGAGTTTAAAAACCCTTTATATGCAGGTAACCAGCTGACACAAGCACAAATACAAGCAAAGATTGGCGAATTCGCAGTTGATGGCGAGGATAGCGACGTCGTTAACAATAATAGTGAGAATAACGGAGTAgtgttttttaattctgCCGACGTCAAGTGGTGGTTTGAATTATATGGTCGCACCGATGAAGAGATGAATGGGCTATCAAATTCATTGGAACGTAAATTTGCTCGAATGgcaacaaaatga
- the RAM2 gene encoding CAAX geranylgeranyltransferase alpha subunit (BUSCO:EOG09263Z41), translated as MTEFDYSDIEPVSLNTETPQLCQILYDQEYKEVMGTLLALMKLNEYSPRAKYITELGIEKLASHYTTWIYRYNILKNLPNTNYYDELDWCEQIALDNEKNFQIWNYRQLIINEIIAMEENSAENADEKEVKRKVQFDPHREFPIMAAMLDSDSKNHHVWSYRKWLVEKFNLFNDVKEHEFVNSCIELDLLNNSAWSHRFFLNFSDYRTDDSNEMHGEDLVEKEIEYVKNKITECPQNASSWDYLNGIYDKFDRDICELEVFANGFADFEQDNVKSTFAIELLAKIFMKKNQFDKCITQYEMLRDEYDPMRKNFWNYEISRIKELV; from the coding sequence atgACTGAATTTGATTACTCAGATATTGAGCCGGTGAGTCTCAACACTGAAACGCCGCAATTATGCCAAATTTTATACGATCAAGAGTACAAAGAAGTGATGGGTACGCTTCTTGCGCTTATGAAACTCAATGAATATTCTCCAAGAGCCAAATATATTACTGAATTGGGTATTGAAAAACTAGCATCGCATTATACAACATGGATATATCGATATAATATATTGAAGAATTTACCAAACACCAATTATTATGATGAACTAGACTGGTGTGAGCAAATTGCTTTGGACAATGAAAAAAACTTTCAGATATGGAACTATCGACAATTGATTATCAACGAGATTATAGCAATGGAGGAGAATAGTGCTGAGAATGCGGACGAGAAAGAGGTTAAACGGAAAGTCCAATTTGATCCTCATCGTGAGTTTCCCATAATGGCGGCGATGTTAGACTCTGATTCCAAAAATCATCATGTATGGTCGTATCGGAAATGGTTGGTTGAAAAGTTTAATTTATTCAATGATGTAAAAGAACATGAGTTTGTCAATAGTTGTATTGAACTAGATTTGTTGAATAATAGTGCTTGGTCTCATCGGTTTTTCCTAAACTTTAGCGATTACAGAACAGATGATAGCAATGAGATGCATGGTGAAGATTTGGTTGAAAAGGAGATTGAGTATGTGAAGAACAAAATCACCGAGTGTCCTCAAAACGCAAGCTCGTGGGATTATTTAAATGGAATATACGACAAATTCGATAGGGATATCTGTGAATTAGAAGTATTTGCCAATGGGTTTGCCGATTTTGAGCAAGATAATGTCAAGAGTACATTTGCAATCGAGCTCTTGGCCAAGATATTTATGAAGAAGAACCAATTCGACAAATGCATTACGCAGTATGAGATGCTTAGAGATGAATATGACCCAATGAGGAAGAATTTCTGGAATTACGAAATCTCACGAATAAAGGAGCTCGTCTAA
- the JIP5 gene encoding WD repeat-containing protein jip5: protein MGKKKNNSSNAAHVLESSVAPILELNFTDPLFTTAAHPTKPLLISGFATGHLYCNSYNGEKLEELEQVNREKAIERQQKAYEAGTITHVNKSVSQSKSKWWTTFNDIKDVPSKGEDSVNVQTNWKTKRHKGSCRHAIFDPRTDCLGDYLYTCGTDNIIKKAATETGKVVGKVDVVADYSSAKDKLTKLCHSTTHPFLLSGTEDGHVLVYDSSNLGGTNKIKFKVESAHDDSINHILSMPAVSPYHYLTLGSTTLSHIDIRKGIITQSDDQEDELLAMSYTTDELSENKNDTVLVSHGEGIITIWKNSKNKLADQLTRIKVNKTASIDAIVPTMNNDDENGMASSVWCGDSEGLLHRVNYKRGRVVETRLHSVARGKSGAVDEVGVLDIDYDYRLISAGMDSLKIWSNRYSDDQEEEEEEEEEEEEEEDSVSGTDSGSDEESFSDISSVDFDSENNDDGEELSDKEQWEDVEDEDIPVGTDGSTRNEENKDNTKSEYILPFKRKRRDFSEVITKPKKKSIDINKLTKPSKKEDDGDDNNKSLQEQEKAEEVPQFKKQKVKEKKVTAKQLRNMQKHEHGIRKFEGL from the coding sequence AtgggtaaaaaaaagaataattcTTCCAATGCTGCTCACGTATTAGAATCGTCGGTAGCTCCTATTTTGGAACTCAACTTCACTGACCCGTTATTCACTACTGCGGCTCATCCCACAAAGCCATTGCTCATCTCGGGTTTTGCCACAGGTCATCTCTATTGCAATTCATATAATGGCGAAAAGCTAGAGGAACTTGAACAAGTGAATAGAGAAAAAGCCATTGAACGCCAGCAAAAGGCTTACGAGGCTGGAACAATCACACACGTGAACAAATCGGTATCGCAACTGAAGAGTAAATGGTGGACGACATTCAATGATATCAAGGATGTGCCCAGCAAAGGCGAAGACCTGGTCAATGTCCAGAcaaattggaaaacaaaaaggcaCAAGGGATCATGTCGACATGCAATTTTTGACCCTAGGACCGATTGCCTTGGAGACTACTTGTATACTTGTGGTACCGACAATATCATCAAGAAGGCTGCCACAGAGACAGGTAAAGTCGTGGGGAAAGTAGATGTGGTTGCTGATTATTCAAGCGCAAAGGACAAACTAACCAAATTGTGTCATTCAACTACACATCCGTTCCTCTTGTCTGGAACCGAGGACGGCCATGTTTTGGTCTATGATTCGTCAAACTTGGGcggaacaaacaaaatcaaattcaaagtCGAACTGGCACACGATGACTCTATCAACCATATTCTTAGCATGCCTGCAGTATCACCATATCACTACCTCACTTTGGGCTCAACAACCTTATCACACATTGATATACGAAAGGGAATTATTACCCAATCTGATGACCAAGAAGACGAATTATTAGCAATGTCATACACTACGGATGAATTGAGCGAAAACAAGAACGATACGGTATTGGTGAGTCACGGCGAAGGTATAATCACCATTTGGAAGAATtctaaaaacaaattagcCGATCAATTGACAAGGATTAAAGTGAACAAGACCGCATCCATTGACGCGATCGTACCAACCATGAACAATGACGATGAGAATGGAATGGCAAGTTCAGTATGGTGCGGTGACAGCGAGGGGCTTTTACATCGTGTAAATTACAAGAGAGGTAGAGTGGTAGAGACGAGGTTACATTCTGTAGCACGTGGTAAATCAGGCGCAGTTGATGAGGTTGGCGTATTGGACATTGATTATGATTATAGGTTGATCTCTGCTGGTATGGATAGTTTGAAGATTTGGTCAAACAGGTATTCAGATGAccaagaagaggaggaggaggaggaagaggaggaagaagaagaagaagatagTGTCAGTGGAACTGATAGTGGTAGCGATGAGGAAAGTTTTTCAGATATATCTTCTGTGGATTTTGATTCTGAGAATAATGACGATGGTGAAGAATTACTGGACAAAGAGCAATGGGAAGATGTAGAGGATGAAGATATTCCAGTTGGAACAGATGGAAGTACAAGAAATgaggaaaataaagataataCGAAATCAGAATATATTCTACCATTCAAAcgaaagagaagagattTCTCCGAGGTCATtaccaaaccaaaaaagaaactgatAGATATCAATAAGTTGACTAAACCatcaaagaaagaagatgatggaGATGACAATAACAAGAGTTTGcaggaacaagaaaaggCAGAAGAGGTGCCCCAAtttaagaaacaaaaagtaaaggagaagaaagtTACTGCAAAGCAATTGAGGAATATGCAAAAACATGAGCATGGAATCAGGAAGTTTGAGGGATTATAA
- the FSF1 gene encoding Putative alpha-isopropylmalate carrier — MASSISGPVPLPQSRYDLSSYWGRVKHCAQISDPTMLLNTPKDIENSKRQIWDYKNGVVPSMTPELWRAKKVLDSTLHPDTGETVFLPFRMSSCVLSNLVVTAGMLTPNLGTVGTLFWQIANQSLNVAINTANSNKSHPLTTKQIVTNYTMAVTASCGVALGLNSLVPRLKNIKPNTRMILGRLVPFAAVVSAGIANVFLMRSEELKKGISVYDKKGNEVGNSKTAAWYAVGETAASRVINATPIMVIPPLILVRLQKSRLLKGKSKTVETLTNIGLIFVTSLIVLPFALAVFPQRETISTSKLEDKFHHLTTKDGDKITEVEFNRGI; from the coding sequence ATGGCATCGTCTATTAGTGGGCCCGTACCGTTGCCTCAATCGAGGTATGACTTAAGTAGCTACTGGGGCCGTGTTAAGCACTGTGCCCAAATTTCGGATCCCACAATGCTTCTCAACACCCCAAAGGACATTGAGAATTCGAAAAGGCAAATTTGGGACTACAAGAATGGAGTCGTGCCTTCAATGACTCCGGAGTTGTggagagcaaaaaaagtgttGGATTCTACATTACACCCGGATACTGGTGAAACTGTTTTCTTACCTTTCAGAATGTCTTCTTGCGTGCTATCAAACTTAGTGGTTACTGCCGGGATGCTTACACCCAATTTAGGAACCGTGGGGACCTTATTTTGGCAAATTGCCAACCAGAGTTTGAACGTGGCAATCAATACCGCAAATTCCAACAAGTCTCATCCACTCAccacaaaacaaattgtcACAAACTATACAATGGCTGTCACTGCCTCGTGTGGTGTAGCTCTTGGTTTAAATTCACTTGTACCCAGGTTGAAAAACATCAAGCCAAATACCAGAATGATTTTGGGAAGATTAGTACCGTTCGCTGCTGTAGTTTCTGCTGGTATTGCCAACGTTTTTTTGATGAGGAGCGAAGAGTTGAAGAAAGGAATATCCGTGTATGATAAAAAGGGTAACGAGGTGGGCAATTCCAAAACTGCTGCATGGTATGCTGTTGGTGAGACTGCGGCTAGTAGGGTTATAAATGCAACACCAATAATGGTTATTCCCCCTTTAATCCTAGTCAGATTACAAAAATCAAGACTTCTCAAGGGCAAATCGAAAACAGTTGAAACCTTGACAAATATTGGACTCATCTTTGTCACATCATTAATTGTTTTACCATTTGCGTTAGCTGTGTTTCCACAGCGTGAGACGATTTCCACGTCAAAATTGGAAGACAAATTTCACCACTTGACTACTAAAGATGGCGATAAGATTACTGAGGTAGAGTTTAATCGTGGGATTTAG